A window of Diabrotica virgifera virgifera chromosome 9, PGI_DIABVI_V3a contains these coding sequences:
- the LOC126892820 gene encoding uncharacterized protein LOC126892820, whose product MKIISKLSFTSLNPYSPYFQANYNLENPAVFQDTIHISTKLKTRLLNENISMNMGGKRVSIDNIRYIIENYPRDKHLLCKSFLESSDKMNFNAIDKLSSEHVTNMLKEVPNAEATRQYLILTRNILDAFLLKEISVERRVYLIWYSTFFMRIWKAWLKKMVKISKRILSPQMPIHA is encoded by the exons atgaaaattatATCGAAATTGTCATTTACTTCATTGAACCCTTACTCTCCCTATTTTCAG gCGAATTACAATTTAGAAAATCCAGCAGTTTTTCAAGACACTATACATATATCAACGAAGCTTAAGACTCgtttattaaatgaaaatatttctatGAATATGGGAGGAAAACGAGTATCTATTGACAATATCCGGTACATAATTGAAAACTATCCTAGAGATAAACACTTATTATGCAAGAGCTTCCTTGAAT CTTCCGACAAAATGAACTTCAATGCAATAGACAAGTTAAGTTCTGAACATGTCACAAATATGCTTAAGGAAGTTCCCAACGCCGAAGCTACAAGGCAATATTTAATACTGACTCGCAACATATTGGATGCATTCTTGTTAAAAGAAATTAGTGTTGAAAGACGAGTATACCTAATTTGGTATTCAACTTTTTTCATGCGTATTTGGAAAGCCTGGctaaaaaaaatggtgaaaatatCCAAAAGAATTTTATCACCACAAATGCCTATACATGCATAG